One stretch of Corvus moneduloides isolate bCorMon1 chromosome 16, bCorMon1.pri, whole genome shotgun sequence DNA includes these proteins:
- the LOC116452078 gene encoding multidrug resistance-associated protein 6-like isoform X4 — MGSGTALCGPRDWNQTWPANAPSTTWCFESSIIAWIPCAYLWICFPFYYLYLRHRNKGYIRMSHVFKAKMVLGFILVIVCFSNVFFMVWEKSQGIPRTSAFFISPAVMGITMVLALFLTQAERMMGIQSSGVLLIYWLLSFVAALVMFSSKIQHALEKGFLEDHFHHVTTYLYAGLVLGELVLFCLVDHPPFFSEADNNPNQCPEASSSFLSKITYWWFSGLLWKGSQQALGVHDLWPVRKQDSSEEIVAWAEREWKKCHSRTQQKMESATFKKGQKTETGIAEAEETEALLQSKHSQSGPLLKMFWSMFGTYFLLSTVCLVICDVFLFSTPKLLSLFLKFIEDQAAPSWLGYFYAFSMFLLGCLQTLFEQRYMYMCLVLGLRLRTAVTGLVYRKILVMSNASRKAATIGETVNLVSVDVQKLMDLIIYFNGTWLAPIRIITCFIFLWQLLGPSALTAIAVFLFLLPLNFVITKKRSQFQETQMKHKDERAKLTNAILSDIKVIKLHGWEKTFMEKVLGIRKQELQALKRSQILFSASLVSFHSSTFLITFVMFAVYTLVDNTHVLDAEKAFVSLTLINILNTAHSFLPFSINAAVQAKVSLNRLAAFLNLEELNPESSRRSTSGCAQTSITIRNGTFCWSKETSPCLRSIDLTVPQGSLLAVVGQVGAGKSSLLAALLGELETTDGCVTMKDTAAYVPQQAWVLNASVEDNILFGKEMDETWFNRVTEACALHPDLETFPAGQKSEIGEKGINLSGGQKQRVNLARAVYQKASIYLLDDPLSAVDAHVGQHIFEHVLGPNGLLKDKQTRVLVTHTVNILPQVDSIVFLVNGMISETGSYQELLQRNGAFAEFLHSHITAEEKPCAGFPGYTGQNRILKHLEKNYICFTALGETKGTITTGNGPSQEKPLSGGSVKSAVGRETIAVSQDCTSAAATSGGLTKAETTQHGRVSAGVHGAYLAATGPALCASAVLSFACHQAVAFSRGYWLSLWTDDPVHNGTQQLTELRVGVFGALAVVQALGRFACTAAVLLGGVLASHQLFLQLLSSVMRSPMLFFEQTPIGHLLNRFSRDMDAVDSVIPDKLKSVLGFLFNLLEIYLVIVVATPWAAIAIVPLTVLYAAFQHFYVTTSCQLRRMEAASRSPIYSHISETFQGSSVIRAHKDQQRFISKSNFLVDENQRICFPGAVADRWLATNLEFLGNGIVLVAALFAAMGRTQLSPGTAGFSISCALQAPWTLNGKLQGQVWLTEGRIEFKNYSLCYRPGLELALRHISVTINGHEKIGITGRTGAGKSTLAVGLLRLVEAAEGAILIDGQDIAQLGLHNLRSKITVVPQDPVLFSGSLRMNLDPLNQYTDADIWTALELTQLKNFVADLPEQLEYKCTDQGENLSTGQKQLVCLARALLRKATILVLDEATAAVDVETDVQIQSMLRTEFRDSTVLTITHRVNTLLDCDRILVLENGRIAEFDTPEHLIAQKGLFYRLMEESGLA, encoded by the exons ATGGGCTCGGGCACCGCGCTGTGCGGGCCCCGG gaCTGGAACCAGACATGGCCTGCAAACGCCCCAAGCACGACCTGGTGCTTCGAGAGCTCCATCATTGCCTGGATCCCTTGTGCCTATCTTTggatctgttttcctttctacTACTTGTATCTTCGACACAGAAACAAAGGCTACATCAGGATGTCCCACGTCTTCAAAGCCAAAATG GTCCTTGGATTCATCCTGGTAATAGTGTGTTTTTCTAATGTCTTCTTCATGGTGTGGGAGAAAAGCCAAGGGATCCCACGGACCTCAGCATTCTTCATTAGCCCTGCTGTGATGGGAATCACAATG GTCCTTGCCTTGTTCCTTACCCAAGCAGAAAGAATGATGGGCATCCAGTCTTCAGGGGTCCTACTGATTTACTGGCTGCTCTCATTTGTGGCTGCACTTGTGATGTTTAGTTCCAAAATTCAGCATGCCCTGGAAAAA GGCTTTCTGGAAGACCATTTCCACCATGTTACAACTTACCTTTATGCTGGCCTGGTGCTAGGAGAACTTGTGTTATTCTGCTTAGTTGATCACCCTCCCTTCTTCTCTGAAGCTGACAACAATCCT AATCAGTGCCCAgaagccagcagctcttttctttccaaaatcaCATACTGGTGGTTCTCTGg GCTCCTCTGGAAAGGCTCTCAGCAGGCCTTGGGGGTGCATGACTTGTGGCCAGTGAGGAAACAGGATTCCTCTGAAGAAATTGTTGCCTGGGCAGAAAGAGAGTGGAAGAAGTGTCACAGCAGAACCCAGCA gaaaatGGAGTCTGCTACATTTAAAAAGGGTCAGAAAACTGAAACTGGCATAGCAGAAGCTGAAGAGACAGAGGCTCTACTGCAATCAAAGCACAGTCAGAGCGGGCCcttactgaaaatgttttggagCATGTTTGGAACTTACTTCCTTCTCAGCACTGTCTGCTTAGTTATCTGTGATGTCTTCCTGTTCTCCACCCCAAAGTTACTGAG CCTTTTCCTGAAGTTCATTGAAGATCAGGCAGCACCGAGCTGGCTTGGTTATTTCTATGCCTTCAGCATGTTCCTGCTGGGTTGTCTCCAGACTCTGTTTGAGCAACGTTACATGTACATGTGCCTTGTTCTGGGGCTGAGGCTGAGAACTGCAGTAACAGGGCTTGTGTATAGGAAG ATCCTAGTTATGTCAAATGCCTCAAGGAAAGCAGCGACCATCGGTGAAACTGTTAATCTGGTATCTGTTGATGTGCAGAAGCTAATGGATCTGATTATCTATTTTAATGGGACCTGGCTGGCCCCTATTCGGATTATCACCTGCTTTATCTTCTTGTGGCAG CTTCTAGGACCATCTGCCTTGACTGCAATTGCtgtattcctttttcttttgcctctgaATTTTGTGATCACCAAGAAGAGGAGTCAGTTTCAG GAAACCCAGATGAAGCATAAGGATGAGAGGGCCAAACTCACCAATGCCATTCTCAGTGACATCAAAGTAATCAAACTGCATGGCTGGGAGAAAACCTTCATGGAGAAAGTGCTTGGAATCCGAAAGCAAGAACTTCAGGCCTTAAAAAGATCTCAGATTCTCTTCTCAGCATCCCTAGTTTCTTTCCATTCATCAACTTTCCTG ATCACATTTGTCATGTTTGCTGTCTACACCCTGGTGGACAACACACACGTGCTGGATGCTGAGAAAGCCTTTGTGTCCTTAACACTGATCAACATCCTCAACACTGCCCactccttcctgcccttctccaTCAATGCTGCTGTCCAG GCCAAAGTTTCCTTAAACCGCTTAGCAGCTTTTCTGAATCTGGAAGAACTGAATCCTGAGAGCTCTCGCAGGAGCACTTCTGGCTGTG CACAGACAAGTATCACCATAAGAAATGGGACTTTCTGCTGGAGCAAAGAAACTTCTCCTTGTCTTAGAAG CATAGATCTCACCGTGCCCCAGGGCTctttgctggctgtggttgggcaggtgggtgctggcaagtcctccctgctggcagcattACTGGGCGAGCTGGAGACCACAGATGGCTGCGTGACCATGAAG GACACTGCAGCTTATGTCCCCCAGCAAGCTTGGGTTCTAAATGCTTCAGTGGAAGATAATATTCTATTTGGGAAAGAGATGGATGAAACATGGTTCAATAGAGTGACAGAGGCTTGTGCACTGCACCCTGATTTGGAGACCTTCCCTGCAGGGCAGAAGAGTGAAATAGGAGAAAAG GGAATCAATCTATCTGGAGGGCAGAAGCAGAGAGTGAACCTTGCTCGGGCCGTGTACCAGAAGGCTTCGATTTACCTGCTTGACGATCCCCTGTCAGCTGTTGATGCCCATGTGGGGCAGCACATCTTTGAACATGTTCTTGGACCCAATGGTTTACTAAAGGACAAG CAGACTCGTGTGCTGGTGACCCACACAGTTAACATTTTGCCTCAAGTGGACAGCATTGTTTTTCTGGTGAACGGAATGATCTCAGAAACTGGTTCCTACCAAGAACTTCTACAGAGAAATGGGGCCTTTGCAGAATTTCTTCATTCGCACATTACTGCGGAAGAGAAGCCATGTGCTGGGTTTCCAG GCTATACAGGACAAAACAGGATTCtaaagcatttagaaaaaaactaCATTTGTTTCACAGCTTTGGGAGAAACCAAAGGCACTATCACCACTGGAAATGGTCCATCTCAGGAGAAACCCCTTAG TGGTGGTTCAGTAAAatctgctgtgggaagggagaCCATTGCTGTGAGTCAAGACTGTACCAGTGCTGCAGCCACCAGTGGAGGATTAACCAAGGCAGAGACAACTCAGCATGGCAGG GTCAGTGCTGGGGTGCACGGAGCCTACCTGGCGGCCACGGGCCCGGCCCTGTGCGCGAGCGCCGTCCTGTCCTTCGCGTGCCACCAGGCCGTGGCCTTCTCGCGGGGCTACTGGCTCAGCCTCTGGACTGATGACCCCGTGCACAATGGGACACAGCAGCTCACAGAGCTCAGAGTTGGAGTCTTTGGTGCATTGGCAGTGGTTCAAG CCCTGGGCAGGTttgcctgcacagcagcagtgctcctgGGGGGCGTGTTAGCCTCAcaccagctcttcctgcagctgctgagcagtgtcATGAGATCCCCAATGCTCTTCTTTGAGCAAACACCCATTGGACACCTGCTGAACCGCTTCTCCAGAGACATGGATGCTGTTGATTCTGTCATCCCTGACAAGCTGAAGTCCGTGCTGGGATTCTTGTTCAACTTACTGGAGATCTACCTGGTGATTGTGGTGGCTACACCATGGGCAGCAATAGCCATAGTGCCCTTGACTGTTCTTTATGCAGCATTCCAG CACTTCTATGTCACTACCTCCTGCCAGCTGAGACGCATGGAGGCTGCCAGCAGGTCTCCCATCTACTCCCACATCTCAGAAACTTTCCAAGGCAGCAGTGTGATCCGTGCTCACAAGGACCAGCAGAGGTTTATTTCAAAGAGCAATTTCCTAGTGGATGAGAATCAGCGAATTTGCTTCCCTGGAGCTGTTGCTGACAG gtgGCTTGCTACAAACCTGGAGTTCCTGGGCAATGGCATCGTGCTGGTTGCAGCCCTGTTTgcagccatgggcaggacacAGCTCAGCCCAGGAACTGCTGGCTTCTCCATTTCCTGTGCTCTCCAG GCACCCTGGACTCTGAATGGCAAACTCCAAGGGCAAGTTTGGCTCACTGAAGGAAGGATTGAATTTAAAAACTACAGCCTGTGCTACAGGCCAGGTTTGGAGTTAGCACTGAGGCATATCAGTGTGACCATCAATGGGCACGAGAAG ATTGGCATAACTGGCAGAACAGGAGCTGGGAAATCCACCCTTGCAGTGGGATTGCTGCGACTGGTGGAAGCTGCAGAAGGAGCCATTCTAATTGATGGACAGGATATTGCCCAACTAGGCCTCCACAACCTCAGATCCAAGATAACTGTCGTACCCCAG GATCCAGTTTTGTTTTCCGGCTCCCTAAGAATGAATCTCGACCCATTAAACCAATACACTGATGCAGACATCTGGACAGCTTTGGAACTGACTCAGCTCAAGAACTTTGTTGCAGatttg
- the LOC116452078 gene encoding multidrug resistance-associated protein 6-like isoform X1, with product MGSGTALCGPRDWNQTWPANAPSTTWCFESSIIAWIPCAYLWICFPFYYLYLRHRNKGYIRMSHVFKAKMVLGFILVIVCFSNVFFMVWEKSQGIPRTSAFFISPAVMGITMVLALFLTQAERMMGIQSSGVLLIYWLLSFVAALVMFSSKIQHALEKGFLEDHFHHVTTYLYAGLVLGELVLFCLVDHPPFFSEADNNPNQCPEASSSFLSKITYWWFSGLLWKGSQQALGVHDLWPVRKQDSSEEIVAWAEREWKKCHSRTQQKMESATFKKGQKTETGIAEAEETEALLQSKHSQSGPLLKMFWSMFGTYFLLSTVCLVICDVFLFSTPKLLSLFLKFIEDQAAPSWLGYFYAFSMFLLGCLQTLFEQRYMYMCLVLGLRLRTAVTGLVYRKILVMSNASRKAATIGETVNLVSVDVQKLMDLIIYFNGTWLAPIRIITCFIFLWQLLGPSALTAIAVFLFLLPLNFVITKKRSQFQETQMKHKDERAKLTNAILSDIKVIKLHGWEKTFMEKVLGIRKQELQALKRSQILFSASLVSFHSSTFLITFVMFAVYTLVDNTHVLDAEKAFVSLTLINILNTAHSFLPFSINAAVQAKVSLNRLAAFLNLEELNPESSRRSTSGCAQTSITIRNGTFCWSKETSPCLRSIDLTVPQGSLLAVVGQVGAGKSSLLAALLGELETTDGCVTMKDTAAYVPQQAWVLNASVEDNILFGKEMDETWFNRVTEACALHPDLETFPAGQKSEIGEKGINLSGGQKQRVNLARAVYQKASIYLLDDPLSAVDAHVGQHIFEHVLGPNGLLKDKTRVLVTHTVNILPQVDSIVFLVNGMISETGSYQELLQRNGAFAEFLHSHITAEEKPCAGFPGYTGQNRILKHLEKNYICFTALGETKGTITTGNGPSQEKPLSGGSVKSAVGRETIAVSQDCTSAAATSGGLTKAETTQHGRVSAGVHGAYLAATGPALCASAVLSFACHQAVAFSRGYWLSLWTDDPVHNGTQQLTELRVGVFGALAVVQALGRFACTAAVLLGGVLASHQLFLQLLSSVMRSPMLFFEQTPIGHLLNRFSRDMDAVDSVIPDKLKSVLGFLFNLLEIYLVIVVATPWAAIAIVPLTVLYAAFQHFYVTTSCQLRRMEAASRSPIYSHISETFQGSSVIRAHKDQQRFISKSNFLVDENQRICFPGAVADRWLATNLEFLGNGIVLVAALFAAMGRTQLSPGTAGFSISCALQITGVLNWMVRSWTEIENNIVSVERVREYLRTPKEAPWTLNGKLQGQVWLTEGRIEFKNYSLCYRPGLELALRHISVTINGHEKIGITGRTGAGKSTLAVGLLRLVEAAEGAILIDGQDIAQLGLHNLRSKITVVPQDPVLFSGSLRMNLDPLNQYTDADIWTALELTQLKNFVADLPEQLEYKCTDQGENLSTGQKQLVCLARALLRKATILVLDEATAAVDVETDVQIQSMLRTEFRDSTVLTITHRVNTLLDCDRILVLENGRIAEFDTPEHLIAQKGLFYRLMEESGLA from the exons ATGGGCTCGGGCACCGCGCTGTGCGGGCCCCGG gaCTGGAACCAGACATGGCCTGCAAACGCCCCAAGCACGACCTGGTGCTTCGAGAGCTCCATCATTGCCTGGATCCCTTGTGCCTATCTTTggatctgttttcctttctacTACTTGTATCTTCGACACAGAAACAAAGGCTACATCAGGATGTCCCACGTCTTCAAAGCCAAAATG GTCCTTGGATTCATCCTGGTAATAGTGTGTTTTTCTAATGTCTTCTTCATGGTGTGGGAGAAAAGCCAAGGGATCCCACGGACCTCAGCATTCTTCATTAGCCCTGCTGTGATGGGAATCACAATG GTCCTTGCCTTGTTCCTTACCCAAGCAGAAAGAATGATGGGCATCCAGTCTTCAGGGGTCCTACTGATTTACTGGCTGCTCTCATTTGTGGCTGCACTTGTGATGTTTAGTTCCAAAATTCAGCATGCCCTGGAAAAA GGCTTTCTGGAAGACCATTTCCACCATGTTACAACTTACCTTTATGCTGGCCTGGTGCTAGGAGAACTTGTGTTATTCTGCTTAGTTGATCACCCTCCCTTCTTCTCTGAAGCTGACAACAATCCT AATCAGTGCCCAgaagccagcagctcttttctttccaaaatcaCATACTGGTGGTTCTCTGg GCTCCTCTGGAAAGGCTCTCAGCAGGCCTTGGGGGTGCATGACTTGTGGCCAGTGAGGAAACAGGATTCCTCTGAAGAAATTGTTGCCTGGGCAGAAAGAGAGTGGAAGAAGTGTCACAGCAGAACCCAGCA gaaaatGGAGTCTGCTACATTTAAAAAGGGTCAGAAAACTGAAACTGGCATAGCAGAAGCTGAAGAGACAGAGGCTCTACTGCAATCAAAGCACAGTCAGAGCGGGCCcttactgaaaatgttttggagCATGTTTGGAACTTACTTCCTTCTCAGCACTGTCTGCTTAGTTATCTGTGATGTCTTCCTGTTCTCCACCCCAAAGTTACTGAG CCTTTTCCTGAAGTTCATTGAAGATCAGGCAGCACCGAGCTGGCTTGGTTATTTCTATGCCTTCAGCATGTTCCTGCTGGGTTGTCTCCAGACTCTGTTTGAGCAACGTTACATGTACATGTGCCTTGTTCTGGGGCTGAGGCTGAGAACTGCAGTAACAGGGCTTGTGTATAGGAAG ATCCTAGTTATGTCAAATGCCTCAAGGAAAGCAGCGACCATCGGTGAAACTGTTAATCTGGTATCTGTTGATGTGCAGAAGCTAATGGATCTGATTATCTATTTTAATGGGACCTGGCTGGCCCCTATTCGGATTATCACCTGCTTTATCTTCTTGTGGCAG CTTCTAGGACCATCTGCCTTGACTGCAATTGCtgtattcctttttcttttgcctctgaATTTTGTGATCACCAAGAAGAGGAGTCAGTTTCAG GAAACCCAGATGAAGCATAAGGATGAGAGGGCCAAACTCACCAATGCCATTCTCAGTGACATCAAAGTAATCAAACTGCATGGCTGGGAGAAAACCTTCATGGAGAAAGTGCTTGGAATCCGAAAGCAAGAACTTCAGGCCTTAAAAAGATCTCAGATTCTCTTCTCAGCATCCCTAGTTTCTTTCCATTCATCAACTTTCCTG ATCACATTTGTCATGTTTGCTGTCTACACCCTGGTGGACAACACACACGTGCTGGATGCTGAGAAAGCCTTTGTGTCCTTAACACTGATCAACATCCTCAACACTGCCCactccttcctgcccttctccaTCAATGCTGCTGTCCAG GCCAAAGTTTCCTTAAACCGCTTAGCAGCTTTTCTGAATCTGGAAGAACTGAATCCTGAGAGCTCTCGCAGGAGCACTTCTGGCTGTG CACAGACAAGTATCACCATAAGAAATGGGACTTTCTGCTGGAGCAAAGAAACTTCTCCTTGTCTTAGAAG CATAGATCTCACCGTGCCCCAGGGCTctttgctggctgtggttgggcaggtgggtgctggcaagtcctccctgctggcagcattACTGGGCGAGCTGGAGACCACAGATGGCTGCGTGACCATGAAG GACACTGCAGCTTATGTCCCCCAGCAAGCTTGGGTTCTAAATGCTTCAGTGGAAGATAATATTCTATTTGGGAAAGAGATGGATGAAACATGGTTCAATAGAGTGACAGAGGCTTGTGCACTGCACCCTGATTTGGAGACCTTCCCTGCAGGGCAGAAGAGTGAAATAGGAGAAAAG GGAATCAATCTATCTGGAGGGCAGAAGCAGAGAGTGAACCTTGCTCGGGCCGTGTACCAGAAGGCTTCGATTTACCTGCTTGACGATCCCCTGTCAGCTGTTGATGCCCATGTGGGGCAGCACATCTTTGAACATGTTCTTGGACCCAATGGTTTACTAAAGGACAAG ACTCGTGTGCTGGTGACCCACACAGTTAACATTTTGCCTCAAGTGGACAGCATTGTTTTTCTGGTGAACGGAATGATCTCAGAAACTGGTTCCTACCAAGAACTTCTACAGAGAAATGGGGCCTTTGCAGAATTTCTTCATTCGCACATTACTGCGGAAGAGAAGCCATGTGCTGGGTTTCCAG GCTATACAGGACAAAACAGGATTCtaaagcatttagaaaaaaactaCATTTGTTTCACAGCTTTGGGAGAAACCAAAGGCACTATCACCACTGGAAATGGTCCATCTCAGGAGAAACCCCTTAG TGGTGGTTCAGTAAAatctgctgtgggaagggagaCCATTGCTGTGAGTCAAGACTGTACCAGTGCTGCAGCCACCAGTGGAGGATTAACCAAGGCAGAGACAACTCAGCATGGCAGG GTCAGTGCTGGGGTGCACGGAGCCTACCTGGCGGCCACGGGCCCGGCCCTGTGCGCGAGCGCCGTCCTGTCCTTCGCGTGCCACCAGGCCGTGGCCTTCTCGCGGGGCTACTGGCTCAGCCTCTGGACTGATGACCCCGTGCACAATGGGACACAGCAGCTCACAGAGCTCAGAGTTGGAGTCTTTGGTGCATTGGCAGTGGTTCAAG CCCTGGGCAGGTttgcctgcacagcagcagtgctcctgGGGGGCGTGTTAGCCTCAcaccagctcttcctgcagctgctgagcagtgtcATGAGATCCCCAATGCTCTTCTTTGAGCAAACACCCATTGGACACCTGCTGAACCGCTTCTCCAGAGACATGGATGCTGTTGATTCTGTCATCCCTGACAAGCTGAAGTCCGTGCTGGGATTCTTGTTCAACTTACTGGAGATCTACCTGGTGATTGTGGTGGCTACACCATGGGCAGCAATAGCCATAGTGCCCTTGACTGTTCTTTATGCAGCATTCCAG CACTTCTATGTCACTACCTCCTGCCAGCTGAGACGCATGGAGGCTGCCAGCAGGTCTCCCATCTACTCCCACATCTCAGAAACTTTCCAAGGCAGCAGTGTGATCCGTGCTCACAAGGACCAGCAGAGGTTTATTTCAAAGAGCAATTTCCTAGTGGATGAGAATCAGCGAATTTGCTTCCCTGGAGCTGTTGCTGACAG gtgGCTTGCTACAAACCTGGAGTTCCTGGGCAATGGCATCGTGCTGGTTGCAGCCCTGTTTgcagccatgggcaggacacAGCTCAGCCCAGGAACTGCTGGCTTCTCCATTTCCTGTGCTCTCCAG ATAACTGGTGTTCTGAACTGGATGGTTCGCTCCTGGACAGAAATAGAGAACAACATTGTTTCTGTGGAGAGAGTGAGAGAATACCTGAGGACTCCTAAGGAG GCACCCTGGACTCTGAATGGCAAACTCCAAGGGCAAGTTTGGCTCACTGAAGGAAGGATTGAATTTAAAAACTACAGCCTGTGCTACAGGCCAGGTTTGGAGTTAGCACTGAGGCATATCAGTGTGACCATCAATGGGCACGAGAAG ATTGGCATAACTGGCAGAACAGGAGCTGGGAAATCCACCCTTGCAGTGGGATTGCTGCGACTGGTGGAAGCTGCAGAAGGAGCCATTCTAATTGATGGACAGGATATTGCCCAACTAGGCCTCCACAACCTCAGATCCAAGATAACTGTCGTACCCCAG GATCCAGTTTTGTTTTCCGGCTCCCTAAGAATGAATCTCGACCCATTAAACCAATACACTGATGCAGACATCTGGACAGCTTTGGAACTGACTCAGCTCAAGAACTTTGTTGCAGatttg